One genomic window of Micrococcus flavus includes the following:
- the argR gene encoding arginine repressor, protein MAVPTTKTARQAAIREILATRGIRSQAELSDALGDRGLSVTQGTLSRDLVDLGAVRTRGPGGMVYALPAEGDDGALPGRGSDAQLSRLSSMARELLISAEPTENLVVLHTPPGAAQFLASVIDQARVENVMGTIAGDDTILLIAAGSAHAPGVAAHLLALTG, encoded by the coding sequence ATGGCGGTCCCCACCACCAAGACGGCCCGGCAGGCGGCCATCCGGGAGATCCTGGCCACGCGCGGCATCCGGTCCCAGGCCGAGCTCTCGGACGCCCTGGGCGACCGCGGGCTCTCCGTCACGCAGGGCACGCTCTCGCGCGACCTCGTGGACCTCGGCGCCGTGCGGACGCGCGGGCCCGGGGGGATGGTCTACGCGCTGCCCGCCGAGGGCGACGACGGCGCCCTGCCCGGCCGCGGCTCCGACGCCCAGCTCAGCCGGCTGTCCAGCATGGCCCGGGAGCTGCTGATATCCGCCGAGCCCACGGAGAACCTCGTGGTGCTGCACACCCCGCCCGGGGCCGCGCAGTTCCTCGCCAGTGTCATCGACCAGGCGCGCGTGGAGAACGTCATGGGCACCATCGCGGGCGACGACACCATCCTCCTCATCGCCGCCGGCAGCGCGCACGCCCCGGGCGTGGCCGCCCACCTGCTGGCGCTCACCGGCTGA
- the argB gene encoding acetylglutamate kinase, producing the protein MSQSSSRQPDPVTTAAAPVLSAADRLDRAESKAEVLIEALPWIQRFAGSVMVIKYGGNAMVSDELRRAFAEDVVFLHHVGVHPVVVHGGGPQINAMLDRLGIESEFRGGLRVTTEEAMDVVRMVLTGQVGRELVGLVNSHGPYAVGFSGEDAGLLRARRTGAVVDGQEVDLGLVGEVTGVDPTAILDVVRSGRIPVVSSVAPEIDEHGEPTGQVLNVNADTAAAALASALGAAKLVLLTDVEGLYADWPDRESLISSLTAGQLRALLPSLASGMIPKMAACLAAVDAGVQRAHVVDGRRPHSMLLEVFTSAGVGTQVVPDADTAGRPAPTTVQEDA; encoded by the coding sequence ATGAGCCAGTCATCGAGCCGTCAGCCCGACCCCGTCACGACGGCCGCCGCACCCGTCCTCTCCGCCGCCGACCGGCTCGACCGTGCCGAGTCCAAGGCCGAGGTCCTCATCGAGGCGCTGCCGTGGATCCAGCGCTTCGCCGGCTCGGTCATGGTGATCAAGTACGGCGGCAACGCGATGGTCTCGGACGAGCTGCGCCGGGCCTTCGCCGAGGACGTCGTCTTCCTGCACCACGTGGGCGTGCACCCCGTGGTGGTGCACGGCGGCGGCCCGCAGATCAACGCGATGCTGGACCGGCTCGGCATCGAGTCCGAGTTCCGCGGCGGGCTGCGCGTCACCACCGAGGAGGCCATGGACGTGGTCCGCATGGTCCTCACCGGCCAGGTGGGCCGCGAGCTCGTGGGCCTCGTGAACTCCCACGGCCCCTACGCCGTCGGATTCTCCGGCGAGGACGCGGGCCTGCTGCGCGCCCGCCGCACCGGTGCCGTGGTGGACGGGCAGGAGGTGGACCTCGGGCTGGTCGGCGAGGTCACCGGCGTGGACCCGACCGCGATCCTCGACGTGGTCCGCTCCGGGCGCATCCCCGTGGTCTCCTCGGTGGCACCGGAGATCGACGAGCACGGCGAGCCCACGGGCCAGGTGCTCAACGTCAACGCGGACACCGCGGCCGCCGCGCTCGCCTCCGCCCTCGGCGCCGCCAAGCTCGTGCTCCTCACGGACGTGGAGGGCCTCTACGCGGACTGGCCGGACCGCGAGTCGCTCATCAGCTCGCTGACGGCGGGCCAGCTGCGGGCGCTGCTGCCCTCCCTGGCCTCCGGGATGATCCCCAAGATGGCCGCCTGCCTGGCCGCCGTGGACGCCGGCGTGCAGCGCGCCCACGTGGTGGACGGGCGCCGCCCCCACTCGATGCTGCTGGAGGTCTTCACCTCGGCCGGCGTCGGCACCCAGGTGGTGCCCGACGCCGACACGGCCGGCCGCCCCGCCCCCACGACCGTGCAGGAGGACGCATGA
- the rpf gene encoding resuscitation-promoting factor Rpf has protein sequence MTLFSSSSRRATASVVTGMTLAGAAAAFAAPAQAASVETWDAIASCESTNRWDINTGNGFYGGLQFTLSSWKAVGGEGYPHHASKAEQIKRAEILQDLQGWGAWPACSKKLGLSGADNAPDAYAAAPAAKVERQSTTDWAAEQRAEEERAAERAEAQRAAAAAKVSKAELAAAEKANKKNAAELDRAEDTVFVKPGDSLWKLAKKHDVQGGWQALYEANQDIIDDPSLIYIGQELVLPVA, from the coding sequence ATGACTCTCTTCTCCTCCTCCTCCCGCCGTGCCACCGCCTCCGTCGTGACCGGCATGACCCTGGCCGGCGCCGCCGCCGCCTTCGCCGCCCCGGCCCAGGCCGCCTCCGTCGAGACCTGGGACGCCATCGCGTCCTGCGAGTCCACCAACCGCTGGGACATCAACACCGGCAACGGCTTCTACGGCGGCCTGCAGTTCACGCTGTCGTCCTGGAAGGCCGTCGGCGGCGAGGGCTACCCGCACCACGCCTCCAAGGCCGAGCAGATCAAGCGTGCCGAGATCCTCCAGGACCTGCAGGGCTGGGGCGCCTGGCCCGCGTGCTCCAAGAAGCTCGGGCTCTCCGGCGCTGACAACGCCCCCGACGCCTACGCCGCCGCTCCGGCGGCCAAGGTCGAGCGCCAGTCCACCACCGACTGGGCCGCCGAGCAGCGCGCCGAGGAGGAGCGTGCCGCCGAGCGTGCCGAGGCCCAGCGCGCCGCCGCCGCCGCCAAGGTCTCCAAGGCCGAGCTGGCCGCCGCCGAGAAGGCCAACAAGAAGAACGCCGCCGAGCTGGACCGGGCCGAGGACACCGTCTTCGTGAAGCCGGGCGACTCGCTGTGGAAGCTCGCCAAGAAGCACGACGTGCAGGGCGGCTGGCAGGCCCTCTACGAGGCCAACCAGGACATCATCGACGATCCGTCGCTCATCTACATTGGCCAGGAGCTCGTCCTCCCCGTCGCCTGA
- the argF gene encoding ornithine carbamoyltransferase: MTPAPTPAPAAVRHFLVDTDLTPGEQTEVLDLAAQMKTDRFAHRPLAGPRTGVVFFDKTSTRTRVSFAAGIAELGGSPLIVNPGESQLGHKESVADTARVLERMVGIIVWRTFAQSGLEEMAAHSRVPVVNALSDDYHPCQILADLLTVREHLGGTQGRVLAYLGDAANNMAHSYLLGCATAGMHVRIAGPAGHLPAEHVVAAARERAAETGGSVLVTTDAAEALDGADVVVTDTWVSMGQEDEKEARLALFRDYQVDAAAMARAGSDAIFLHCLPAYRGYEVSAEVIDGPQSVVFDEAENRLHAQKALMAWLLYRSGLAEDPR, from the coding sequence GTGACCCCCGCCCCGACCCCCGCCCCCGCCGCCGTGCGCCACTTCCTCGTGGACACGGACCTCACCCCGGGGGAGCAGACCGAGGTCCTGGACCTGGCCGCGCAGATGAAGACCGACCGGTTCGCGCACCGGCCGCTGGCCGGCCCCCGCACGGGCGTGGTGTTCTTCGACAAGACCTCCACGCGCACGCGCGTCTCGTTCGCGGCCGGCATCGCCGAGCTCGGCGGCAGCCCCCTGATCGTGAACCCGGGGGAGTCGCAGCTGGGCCACAAGGAGTCCGTGGCGGACACCGCCCGCGTGCTCGAGCGCATGGTCGGGATCATCGTGTGGCGCACGTTCGCCCAGTCCGGCCTCGAGGAGATGGCCGCCCACTCCCGCGTGCCGGTCGTCAACGCCCTGAGCGACGACTACCACCCGTGCCAGATCCTCGCCGACCTGCTCACCGTCCGCGAGCACCTGGGCGGCACGCAGGGCCGCGTGCTGGCCTACCTCGGGGACGCCGCGAACAACATGGCCCACTCCTACCTGCTGGGCTGCGCCACGGCGGGCATGCACGTGCGCATCGCCGGGCCCGCCGGGCACCTGCCGGCCGAGCACGTGGTGGCGGCGGCGCGGGAGCGGGCCGCCGAGACCGGCGGCTCGGTCCTGGTGACCACGGACGCGGCGGAGGCGCTGGACGGCGCCGACGTCGTCGTGACGGACACGTGGGTCTCCATGGGCCAGGAGGACGAGAAGGAGGCGCGCCTGGCCCTGTTCCGGGACTACCAGGTGGACGCGGCCGCCATGGCCCGCGCGGGGAGCGACGCGATCTTCCTGCACTGCCTGCCTGCGTACCGCGGCTACGAGGTGAGCGCGGAGGTGATCGACGGCCCGCAGTCCGTGGTGTTCGACGAGGCCGAGAACCGCCTGCACGCCCAGAAGGCGCTGATGGCCTGGCTGCTCTACCGCTCCGGCCTCGCCGAGGATCCGCGCTGA
- the argJ gene encoding bifunctional glutamate N-acetyltransferase/amino-acid acetyltransferase ArgJ has translation MSVTAAQGFRAAGVTAGLKASGTPDVAVVVNDGPRRAAAAVFTANRVAAAPVLWSRQAVSDGRADAVVLNSGGANAATGAPGFQDAHATAEHAAEALGVSPGDVLVCSTGLIGERLDRERLFAGVAAAAGALSADGGEDAAVAIKTTDTVAKTAQARGEGFTVGGMAKGAGMLAPGMATMLCVITTDADMPAPVLQEALAEAVRTTFNRVDSDGCMSTNDTVILLASGAAGVAPDPEAFAATLHEVCADLSRQLVADAEGAAHDVAVRVHGAQTEDSAEAVARAVTRSNLFKAAIFGQDPNWGRVIAAVGTVPEEVAAFDPYALDVSFNGVQVCRASGVGEDRALVDLSAREVLVEVDLHAGDAEATVWTNDLTHDYVHENSAYST, from the coding sequence ACGTGGCCGTCGTCGTCAACGACGGCCCGCGCCGGGCGGCCGCCGCCGTCTTCACCGCCAACCGCGTGGCCGCCGCCCCTGTGCTGTGGTCGCGCCAGGCCGTCTCGGACGGCCGCGCGGACGCGGTGGTGCTCAACTCCGGCGGCGCGAACGCCGCCACCGGCGCCCCCGGCTTCCAGGACGCGCACGCGACCGCGGAGCACGCGGCCGAGGCCCTCGGCGTCTCCCCCGGGGACGTGCTCGTGTGCTCCACGGGGCTGATCGGCGAGCGCCTCGACCGCGAGCGGCTCTTCGCGGGCGTCGCCGCGGCGGCGGGCGCCCTGTCCGCGGACGGCGGCGAGGACGCCGCCGTGGCCATCAAGACCACGGACACCGTGGCCAAGACCGCCCAGGCCCGCGGCGAGGGCTTCACCGTGGGCGGCATGGCCAAGGGCGCGGGCATGCTCGCCCCCGGCATGGCCACCATGCTCTGCGTGATCACCACGGACGCGGACATGCCCGCGCCGGTCCTGCAGGAGGCCCTCGCCGAGGCCGTGCGCACCACCTTCAACCGGGTGGACTCGGACGGCTGCATGTCCACCAACGACACGGTGATCCTGCTGGCCTCGGGCGCCGCCGGCGTCGCCCCGGACCCCGAGGCCTTCGCCGCGACCCTGCACGAGGTGTGCGCGGACCTGTCCCGCCAGCTCGTCGCGGACGCCGAGGGTGCCGCGCACGACGTCGCCGTGCGCGTGCACGGGGCGCAGACGGAGGACTCCGCCGAGGCCGTGGCCCGGGCCGTCACCCGCTCCAACCTGTTCAAGGCCGCGATCTTCGGCCAGGACCCCAACTGGGGCCGCGTCATCGCCGCCGTCGGCACCGTCCCCGAGGAGGTCGCCGCCTTCGATCCCTATGCGCTGGACGTCTCCTTCAACGGCGTCCAGGTGTGCCGCGCCTCCGGCGTGGGGGAGGACCGCGCCCTCGTGGACCTGTCCGCGCGGGAGGTGCTCGTGGAGGTGGACCTGCACGCCGGCGACGCCGAGGCGACCGTCTGGACGAACGACCTGACGCACGACTACGTGCACGAGAACTCCGCCTACTCCACATGA
- a CDS encoding acetylornithine transaminase has protein sequence MSTTQDALLTRYADSLTGVFGRPARVLVRGEGVHVWDADGRRYTDLLAGIAVNSLGHAHPAVVRAVREQIAGLGHVSNLFTSEPQIRLAEELLAVADAPAGSTVFFANSGTEANEAAFKLARRHGGQDPSGSRTRVIALERAFHGRTMGALALTHKKAYRAPFEPLPGGVEHVPGGDVDALRAALAPDASGATVAAVVLEPVQGEAGVHGWPVGYLAQVRALTREAGALMILDEVQSGMGRTGTWFGFQNPSVTGSDDPVLPDAFTLAKGLGGGVPIGALVCVGPEVSGLLSAGQHGTTFGGNPLATAAGLAVLETIRSEGLLEHVRAAGERAAKLLADLPEVAAVRAHGLWIGVDLAAPRGPVPDGGLAPAVVAAGLEAGWILNATGPDTLRLAPPLIIAAEDLERFVELLPALVAAATTEGDPS, from the coding sequence ATGAGCACCACCCAGGACGCGCTGCTGACGCGCTACGCGGACTCCCTGACCGGGGTGTTCGGCCGTCCCGCCCGCGTGCTGGTGCGCGGGGAGGGCGTGCACGTGTGGGACGCCGACGGGCGCCGCTACACGGACCTGCTCGCCGGAATCGCCGTGAACTCCCTCGGGCACGCCCACCCGGCGGTGGTGCGCGCCGTGAGGGAGCAGATCGCCGGCCTCGGGCACGTGTCCAACCTGTTCACGTCCGAGCCCCAGATCCGGCTCGCCGAGGAGCTGCTCGCCGTCGCCGACGCCCCCGCCGGCTCCACCGTGTTCTTCGCGAACTCGGGCACGGAGGCCAACGAGGCCGCGTTCAAGCTCGCGCGGCGCCACGGCGGGCAGGACCCGTCCGGCAGCCGCACCCGCGTCATCGCCCTCGAGCGGGCCTTCCACGGGCGCACCATGGGCGCGCTCGCCCTCACCCACAAGAAGGCCTACCGGGCGCCCTTCGAGCCGCTGCCCGGGGGCGTCGAGCACGTGCCCGGCGGCGACGTCGACGCCCTGCGGGCCGCCCTCGCCCCGGACGCCTCCGGCGCCACCGTGGCCGCCGTGGTCCTCGAGCCCGTACAGGGCGAGGCCGGCGTGCACGGCTGGCCCGTCGGCTACCTGGCCCAGGTCCGCGCCCTCACCCGCGAGGCCGGGGCCCTCATGATCCTGGACGAGGTCCAGTCCGGCATGGGCCGCACCGGCACCTGGTTCGGCTTCCAGAACCCCTCCGTGACCGGCTCGGATGACCCCGTGCTGCCGGACGCCTTCACCCTGGCCAAGGGCCTGGGCGGCGGCGTGCCGATCGGCGCCCTGGTGTGCGTCGGCCCCGAGGTGTCCGGTCTGCTTTCGGCGGGCCAGCACGGCACCACCTTCGGCGGCAACCCGCTGGCCACCGCCGCGGGGCTGGCCGTCCTGGAGACGATCCGCTCCGAGGGCCTGCTCGAGCACGTGCGGGCCGCCGGCGAGCGCGCCGCGAAGCTGCTGGCCGACCTGCCCGAGGTGGCCGCCGTGCGCGCCCACGGGCTATGGATCGGCGTGGACCTCGCCGCGCCGCGCGGCCCCGTGCCCGATGGCGGACTGGCGCCCGCCGTCGTCGCCGCGGGCCTCGAGGCGGGCTGGATCCTCAACGCCACGGGCCCGGACACCCTGCGCCTGGCCCCGCCTCTCATCATCGCGGCCGAGGATCTGGAGCGGTTCGTCGAGCTGCTGCCCGCCCTCGTGGCCGCCGCCACCACCGAAGGAGACCCCTCGTGA